From one Magnolia sinica isolate HGM2019 chromosome 18, MsV1, whole genome shotgun sequence genomic stretch:
- the LOC131232852 gene encoding beta-galactosidase 14-like isoform X1 — MEKFKKMIVNMMKREKLYASQGGPIILSQIENEYNIIKLAFKEKGASYVQWAGNMAVGIKTGVSWVMCKQRDAPNLVINSCNGRNRGDTVVGPNRPYKPVLWTENWTAQYKVFGDPLSQRSAEDLAFSVARFFSKNGMLVNYYMYHGGTNFGRTTSSFVTTRYYNEAPLDEYGFQKEPKWGHLRDLHSALRLCRKALLWGLPNVHTMGKDIKALVYEKPRTSVCTAFLTNNDTRVAATATFRGVEFYLPSRSISILPDCKTMVFNTQRVICNLYHLFSQTLLNNITEKNKIKN; from the exons atggagaagttcaaaaaGATGATTGTGAACATGATGAAGAGAGAGAAGTTATATGCATCTCAGGGCGGTCCTATTATCCTATCACAG ATAGAAAACGAATATAACATTATCAAGCTTGCATTTAAGGAGAAGGGAGCATCTTATGTTCAATGGGCCGGAAACATGGCAGTTGGGATAAAGACTGGAGTGTCATGGGTGATGTGTAAGCAAAGAGATGCCCCTAATCTAGTGATCAACTCATGCAATGGAAGGAACCGTGGAGATACTGTTGTTGGCCCGAATCGACCATACAAGCCTGTGTTATGGACTGAGAACTGGACTGCTCAGTACAAAGTGTTTGGTGACCCACTATCTCAGAGATCAGCTGAAGATCTTGCATTCTCAGTTGCTCGCTTCTTCTCCAAGAATGGCATGCTCGTAAACTactacatgtatcatggtggaacGAACTTTGGTAGAACAACTTCCTCATTTGTAACAACTCGCTATTACAATGAAGCTCCTCTCGACGAATATGGTTTTCAAAAGGAACCCAAGTGGGGTCACCTCAGGGACTTGCACTCTGCTCTGAGACTTTGTAGGAAGGCTTTGCTTTGGGGGCTTCCCAATGTTCACACAATGGGGAAGGATATAAAGGCCCTTGTTTATGAGAAGCCAAGAACTAGTGTGTGcactgccttcctcaccaacaATGATACTAGAGTAGCTGCAACTGCAACTTTCAGAGGTGTTGAATTTTATCTACCCTCTCGTTCGATCAGTATTCTCCCTGATTGTAAGACTATGGTCTTCAACACTCAAAGGGTAATTTGCAATCTCTACCACTtgttttctcaaacattgttaaacaacattacagaaaaaaataaaataaaaaattaa
- the LOC131232852 gene encoding beta-galactosidase 11-like isoform X3: MAVGIKTGVSWVMCKQRDAPNLVINSCNGRNRGDTVVGPNRPYKPVLWTENWTAQYKVFGDPLSQRSAEDLAFSVARFFSKNGMLVNYYMYHGGTNFGRTTSSFVTTRYYNEAPLDEYGFQKEPKWGHLRDLHSALRLCRKALLWGLPNVHTMGKDIKALVYEKPRTSVCTAFLTNNDTRVAATATFRGVEFYLPSRSISILPDCKTMVFNTQRVICNLYHLFSQTLLNNITEKNKIKN, translated from the coding sequence ATGGCAGTTGGGATAAAGACTGGAGTGTCATGGGTGATGTGTAAGCAAAGAGATGCCCCTAATCTAGTGATCAACTCATGCAATGGAAGGAACCGTGGAGATACTGTTGTTGGCCCGAATCGACCATACAAGCCTGTGTTATGGACTGAGAACTGGACTGCTCAGTACAAAGTGTTTGGTGACCCACTATCTCAGAGATCAGCTGAAGATCTTGCATTCTCAGTTGCTCGCTTCTTCTCCAAGAATGGCATGCTCGTAAACTactacatgtatcatggtggaacGAACTTTGGTAGAACAACTTCCTCATTTGTAACAACTCGCTATTACAATGAAGCTCCTCTCGACGAATATGGTTTTCAAAAGGAACCCAAGTGGGGTCACCTCAGGGACTTGCACTCTGCTCTGAGACTTTGTAGGAAGGCTTTGCTTTGGGGGCTTCCCAATGTTCACACAATGGGGAAGGATATAAAGGCCCTTGTTTATGAGAAGCCAAGAACTAGTGTGTGcactgccttcctcaccaacaATGATACTAGAGTAGCTGCAACTGCAACTTTCAGAGGTGTTGAATTTTATCTACCCTCTCGTTCGATCAGTATTCTCCCTGATTGTAAGACTATGGTCTTCAACACTCAAAGGGTAATTTGCAATCTCTACCACTtgttttctcaaacattgttaaacaacattacagaaaaaaataaaataaaaaattaa
- the LOC131232852 gene encoding beta-galactosidase 11-like isoform X2 — translation MEKFKKMIVNMMKREKLYASQGGPIILSQEKGASYVQWAGNMAVGIKTGVSWVMCKQRDAPNLVINSCNGRNRGDTVVGPNRPYKPVLWTENWTAQYKVFGDPLSQRSAEDLAFSVARFFSKNGMLVNYYMYHGGTNFGRTTSSFVTTRYYNEAPLDEYGFQKEPKWGHLRDLHSALRLCRKALLWGLPNVHTMGKDIKALVYEKPRTSVCTAFLTNNDTRVAATATFRGVEFYLPSRSISILPDCKTMVFNTQRVICNLYHLFSQTLLNNITEKNKIKN, via the exons atggagaagttcaaaaaGATGATTGTGAACATGATGAAGAGAGAGAAGTTATATGCATCTCAGGGCGGTCCTATTATCCTATCACAG GAGAAGGGAGCATCTTATGTTCAATGGGCCGGAAACATGGCAGTTGGGATAAAGACTGGAGTGTCATGGGTGATGTGTAAGCAAAGAGATGCCCCTAATCTAGTGATCAACTCATGCAATGGAAGGAACCGTGGAGATACTGTTGTTGGCCCGAATCGACCATACAAGCCTGTGTTATGGACTGAGAACTGGACTGCTCAGTACAAAGTGTTTGGTGACCCACTATCTCAGAGATCAGCTGAAGATCTTGCATTCTCAGTTGCTCGCTTCTTCTCCAAGAATGGCATGCTCGTAAACTactacatgtatcatggtggaacGAACTTTGGTAGAACAACTTCCTCATTTGTAACAACTCGCTATTACAATGAAGCTCCTCTCGACGAATATGGTTTTCAAAAGGAACCCAAGTGGGGTCACCTCAGGGACTTGCACTCTGCTCTGAGACTTTGTAGGAAGGCTTTGCTTTGGGGGCTTCCCAATGTTCACACAATGGGGAAGGATATAAAGGCCCTTGTTTATGAGAAGCCAAGAACTAGTGTGTGcactgccttcctcaccaacaATGATACTAGAGTAGCTGCAACTGCAACTTTCAGAGGTGTTGAATTTTATCTACCCTCTCGTTCGATCAGTATTCTCCCTGATTGTAAGACTATGGTCTTCAACACTCAAAGGGTAATTTGCAATCTCTACCACTtgttttctcaaacattgttaaacaacattacagaaaaaaataaaataaaaaattaa